GGACGGGCACACGCTTGACCTCTTCACGGGGCACCCAGCGGCCGAATGAGCGCACCAGGATCAGGATCGCAAGCGCAAGCAGGTACAGGTAGACGAAGGGACGGATGGCGTCGCCGGGAAGGCGCGTCAGCACGTAAGCACCCAGTGCGCCGCCGACGGAGCCGGAGATCGTCAGGCGCCAGAACAGGCGCTTGTCGATGTTGCGGAAATAGGCGTGCGATGCGCCGGACACGCCGGTGGTGACGACTTCGGCGGCATGCACGCTGGCACTGACGGCGGCGGGCGGCAGGCCCATGCTGAGCAGGATGGAGGAACAGATGAGGCCGAAAGCCATGCCCAGCGCGCCATCCACCAGCTGCGCGCCAAGACCGATGAGGATGAACCAGAAAAACTCACTGCCGAACGCCATCCGCAGATTCCCGCCGGTGGGGAATCCGGCATCGCGTCCACACAGGATACCGCGCGCGGTCGATCAGGCTCCGCCGAGTGCGCGGGTGAAGCGCAACGAGCTCTCGGTGAAGCCGCAGGCGCGATAGAACGCGTGGGCCTCGGTGCGA
This genomic stretch from Pseudoxanthomonas sp. CF385 harbors:
- a CDS encoding sulfite exporter TauE/SafE family protein, with the translated sequence MAFGSEFFWFILIGLGAQLVDGALGMAFGLICSSILLSMGLPPAAVSASVHAAEVVTTGVSGASHAYFRNIDKRLFWRLTISGSVGGALGAYVLTRLPGDAIRPFVYLYLLALAILILVRSFGRWVPREEVKRVPVLGFFAGLLDASGGGGWGPLATSTLLARGGKARTTIGTVSASEFVITLVVSVTFLLTIGLQHLEIVLGLLVGGAIAAPFAAWFVRHVSERIVLKVVGLLVLCISLYQVGRAWFF